One Actinoplanes missouriensis 431 DNA segment encodes these proteins:
- a CDS encoding flavin reductase family protein, whose protein sequence is MIHTEIDLGDQFTAAFRRYPTGVAVITATGPDGPVGLTASSVASVSVTPPALSFSVMGTRSARAIVEAPSFVVNLLGPHHAVLAHDFARPGRPRFTPEQGWDVLPTGEPVLAGALASLRGTPLHLVGVGDATVVVAAVHEVILGAGSGRLVYHDREFIAHADETP, encoded by the coding sequence GTGATCCACACCGAGATCGATCTGGGCGACCAGTTCACAGCGGCGTTCCGCCGGTACCCCACGGGCGTCGCCGTGATCACCGCGACCGGGCCGGACGGGCCGGTGGGCCTGACCGCGTCCAGCGTGGCGTCGGTCTCCGTGACACCGCCCGCCCTGTCCTTCTCGGTGATGGGCACGAGGTCGGCCCGCGCGATCGTCGAGGCGCCCAGCTTCGTCGTGAACCTGCTCGGGCCGCACCATGCCGTGCTGGCGCACGACTTCGCGCGCCCGGGCCGGCCCCGGTTCACGCCCGAGCAGGGCTGGGACGTCCTGCCCACCGGTGAGCCGGTGCTGGCCGGCGCCCTGGCCTCGCTGCGCGGCACCCCGCTGCATCTGGTCGGCGTCGGCGACGCGACGGTCGTGGTCGCCGCGGTGCACGAGGTGATCCTCGGCGCGGGGAGCGGCCGGCTGGTCTATCACGACCGCGAGTTCATAGCCCATGCCGACGAAACCCCATGA
- a CDS encoding ABC transporter substrate-binding protein → MSRIRMVGAAVTGLALALSLAACGADEDPLAQETGGASSGGAVTVGSANFAESELLAEIYSQALESKGVEVKRSFNIGARELYLKALQDGSIDLLPEYNGALLAALSSGGAPEGVSKPEDVLGALKKVLPAGTEVLEQSSAEDKDTLTVTAETAAKHNLKTIEDLKPVAGQLTIGAGPEWGERYQGLKGLKEVYGLEFKEFKPLDAGGPLTVNALKGGQIDVANIFSTDSSIVQNKFVVLDDPKSLYLAENILPLIRTEAKNDTVAGALNAVSAKLTTENLTQYLAKVQVDKQDTATVAKAFLSENGLV, encoded by the coding sequence ATGTCTCGCATAAGAATGGTCGGCGCCGCGGTCACCGGCCTCGCCCTCGCTCTCTCCCTCGCGGCCTGTGGCGCCGACGAGGACCCGCTGGCCCAGGAGACCGGCGGCGCCTCCTCCGGCGGCGCGGTCACCGTCGGCTCGGCGAACTTCGCCGAGTCCGAGCTGCTCGCCGAGATCTACTCGCAGGCCCTGGAGTCCAAGGGCGTCGAGGTCAAGCGGTCGTTCAACATCGGCGCCCGTGAGCTCTACCTGAAGGCGCTGCAGGACGGCTCGATCGACCTGCTGCCGGAGTACAACGGCGCGCTGCTCGCCGCGCTCTCCTCCGGTGGCGCGCCGGAGGGCGTCAGCAAGCCCGAGGACGTGCTCGGCGCGCTGAAGAAGGTGCTGCCGGCCGGCACCGAGGTCCTCGAGCAGTCCAGCGCCGAGGACAAGGACACCCTGACGGTCACCGCGGAGACCGCCGCGAAGCACAACCTCAAGACCATCGAGGACCTCAAGCCGGTGGCCGGCCAGCTCACCATCGGCGCCGGGCCGGAGTGGGGCGAGCGGTACCAGGGTCTCAAGGGCCTCAAGGAGGTCTACGGGCTCGAGTTCAAGGAGTTCAAGCCGCTGGACGCCGGTGGCCCGCTGACCGTGAACGCGCTCAAGGGCGGCCAGATCGACGTGGCGAACATCTTCTCCACCGACTCGTCGATCGTGCAGAACAAGTTCGTGGTGCTCGACGACCCGAAGAGCCTCTACCTCGCGGAGAACATCCTCCCGCTGATCCGCACCGAGGCGAAGAACGACACGGTGGCGGGCGCGCTGAACGCGGTGTCGGCGAAGCTGACCACCGAGAACCTCACCCAGTACCTGGCCAAGGTGCAGGTGGACAAGCAGGACACGGCCACCGTCGCGAAGGCGTTCCTGAGCGAGAACGGCCTCGTCTGA
- a CDS encoding amidohydrolase family protein — MSEALPPHGGIDCHQHLWPSRFLDALRRRDTYPYLREWTLHLAGEDPYPIDPDDHDVSARRAIELAEGRELALVSLSSPLGIEHLPAGEGAELIDVWHESALELPDPFRVWAAASVTDIRPGPLAKILAEQRVVGLQLPATAFTDPAAIARLRPLLAELEATGKPLLVHPGPAPACPPDLPSWWPALVPYVAQLHQAWLAWHVCGREQHPALRIAFVALAGLAPLHHERLAARGGALGAVDPYVYYETSSYGIRAIDAMVRVVGVDGIVNGSDRPYARSGDPGLGDAFRHAMFRTNPRHLLTGEPR; from the coding sequence ATGAGTGAAGCGCTTCCCCCACACGGTGGGATCGACTGCCATCAGCACCTGTGGCCGTCCCGCTTCCTCGACGCGCTCCGGCGCCGCGACACCTACCCCTATCTACGGGAGTGGACGCTGCACCTGGCGGGCGAGGACCCGTACCCCATCGATCCGGACGACCACGACGTGAGCGCGCGGCGCGCGATCGAGCTCGCGGAGGGCAGGGAACTCGCGCTGGTGTCGCTGTCGAGCCCGCTCGGCATCGAGCATCTGCCGGCCGGTGAGGGCGCCGAGCTGATCGACGTCTGGCACGAGAGCGCCCTCGAGCTGCCCGACCCGTTCCGGGTGTGGGCCGCCGCCTCGGTCACCGACATCCGGCCCGGCCCGCTCGCGAAGATCCTTGCCGAGCAGCGGGTGGTGGGCCTGCAGCTGCCCGCGACCGCGTTCACCGACCCGGCCGCGATCGCCCGGCTGCGGCCGCTGCTCGCCGAGCTCGAGGCCACCGGAAAACCGCTGCTCGTGCACCCCGGCCCGGCACCCGCCTGCCCGCCGGACCTGCCGTCGTGGTGGCCGGCGCTGGTGCCCTACGTCGCCCAGCTGCACCAGGCCTGGCTGGCCTGGCACGTCTGCGGCCGGGAGCAGCATCCGGCGCTGCGGATCGCCTTCGTCGCCCTCGCCGGGCTGGCGCCGCTGCACCACGAACGCCTCGCCGCCCGCGGTGGAGCGCTCGGGGCCGTCGATCCGTACGTCTACTACGAGACCTCCTCCTACGGCATCCGCGCGATCGACGCGATGGTCCGGGTGGTCGGCGTCGACGGGATCGTGAACGGGTCCGACCGGCCCTACGCGCGGTCCGGCGACCCAGGTCTCGGCGACGCGTTCCGGCACGCCATGTTCCGCACCAATCCCCGCCACCTGCTCACCGGAGAACCACGATGA
- a CDS encoding ABC transporter ATP-binding protein: MITFDDVVKVYPGGSTAVDHLSVELPTGKLTALVGPSGCGKTTSLRMINRMVSPTSGRVLVDGQDIATQDEATLRRGIGYVIQSAGLFPHRTVLDNVATVPVLLGKSRKEARTAALGLLERVGLAPEFAKRYPAQLSGGQQQRVGVARALAADPPIMLMDEPFSAVDPVVRGQLHAEFLRLQQDLGKTIALVTHDIDEAIKLGDRVAVFRQGGVLAQFGTPQELLEKPADDFVAEFVGRDRGLRSLSFDSAAALPVRPVAEEPSLLLDDAGRPVGWKDAGDLGGVFRVTDSLRVVTDLAITSPVGIAVRVDESGRADGVVRHHDLVDHLLERRR; the protein is encoded by the coding sequence ATGATCACATTCGACGACGTCGTGAAGGTCTATCCCGGTGGCAGTACGGCAGTCGACCACCTCTCTGTCGAGCTGCCCACCGGGAAACTGACCGCCCTGGTCGGACCGTCCGGCTGCGGGAAGACCACGTCGCTTCGCATGATCAACCGGATGGTCAGCCCGACCTCCGGCCGGGTGCTCGTCGACGGGCAGGACATCGCGACGCAGGACGAGGCCACGCTGCGGCGCGGCATCGGCTACGTGATCCAGAGCGCCGGGCTCTTCCCGCACCGGACCGTGCTGGACAACGTCGCCACCGTGCCGGTGCTGCTGGGCAAGAGCCGCAAGGAGGCGCGCACCGCGGCGCTCGGGCTGCTGGAGCGGGTCGGCCTCGCGCCCGAGTTCGCGAAGCGGTACCCGGCGCAGCTCTCCGGCGGCCAGCAGCAGCGTGTCGGCGTGGCCCGGGCGCTCGCCGCCGACCCGCCGATCATGCTGATGGACGAGCCGTTCAGCGCCGTCGACCCGGTGGTCCGCGGTCAGCTGCACGCCGAGTTCCTCCGCCTGCAGCAGGACCTCGGCAAGACGATCGCGCTCGTCACGCACGACATCGACGAGGCGATCAAGCTGGGTGACCGGGTCGCGGTCTTCCGGCAGGGCGGGGTCCTGGCCCAGTTCGGCACGCCGCAGGAACTGCTGGAGAAGCCGGCCGACGACTTCGTGGCCGAGTTCGTGGGCCGCGACCGCGGTCTGCGCAGCCTGTCGTTCGACTCGGCGGCCGCGCTGCCGGTCCGCCCGGTCGCCGAGGAGCCGTCGCTGCTCCTGGACGACGCGGGCCGCCCGGTCGGCTGGAAGGACGCGGGCGACCTCGGCGGCGTCTTCCGGGTCACCGACTCGCTGCGGGTCGTCACCGACCTGGCGATCACCTCGCCGGTCGGCATCGCGGTCCGGGTCGACGAGTCCGGCCGGGCCGACGGCGTGGTGCGGCACCACGACCTGGTCGATCACCTGCTGGAGCGCCGGCGTTGA
- a CDS encoding RICIN domain-containing protein, with amino-acid sequence MLITVLALSISGLLSSALLSQVRDVRRVADRGLSLGAAEAGLQVALGYIRAAVDADGKGKPSALPCGTLQGTVSPSAGNAYRVEVVYLNAAGSRLSCPPAYAPAAAKLRSWEVTDGTAGGTARTSTVTPRVLEATYPFRVPTAQVPMGLIHNYPSGALCMDARTDQPAAGDEVWMMPCDPQRPHRQMFAYVKSMALAHPRPAPSPGGDMCLDATRPASGKPVVVTFQPCVVPLDDTTTQSPPRQLWTLHAGHASFAGTDDAQSLNGWCVNLENPAAKQSRLVYGPCTSGQYNATSTMQPEPSVGAGAAGESTQQLVNYQQFGRCLDVTEGNVDYGYLIAWPCTANPVAANVSWNQRFSLPAVGDKTIGGTGRITTTSTKDTLTYCLRSPRSAATGRYVTVVGCSTSIAAEVTWTRYVAHTDATKAYTIVDTAGLCLQPSETELYTRLGDRIGRITVAPCDGSLLQKWNAIVAPSTGLTKIQER; translated from the coding sequence GTGCTGATCACGGTGCTGGCGCTGTCGATCAGCGGGCTGCTCAGCTCCGCCCTGCTCAGCCAGGTCAGGGACGTCCGCCGGGTCGCCGATCGCGGGTTGTCGCTCGGCGCCGCGGAGGCCGGGCTGCAGGTGGCGCTCGGCTACATCCGCGCCGCGGTGGACGCCGACGGCAAGGGCAAGCCGTCCGCCCTGCCCTGCGGGACGCTGCAGGGCACGGTGTCGCCGTCGGCCGGTAACGCGTACCGGGTGGAAGTGGTTTATCTGAACGCGGCCGGCAGCCGGCTCAGCTGTCCGCCGGCCTACGCGCCGGCCGCCGCGAAGCTGCGGTCCTGGGAGGTGACCGACGGCACCGCGGGCGGGACCGCGCGGACCTCCACCGTGACGCCGCGGGTGCTGGAGGCCACCTATCCGTTCCGGGTGCCGACCGCGCAGGTGCCGATGGGACTGATCCACAACTACCCGAGCGGCGCGCTCTGCATGGACGCCCGCACGGACCAGCCGGCGGCCGGCGACGAGGTGTGGATGATGCCGTGCGACCCGCAGCGGCCGCACCGGCAGATGTTCGCGTACGTGAAGAGCATGGCCCTCGCGCACCCGAGACCCGCCCCGTCGCCGGGCGGCGACATGTGCCTGGACGCGACCCGTCCGGCGTCCGGCAAGCCGGTCGTGGTGACGTTCCAGCCGTGTGTGGTGCCGCTGGACGACACCACCACCCAGTCCCCGCCGCGTCAGCTGTGGACGCTGCACGCCGGGCACGCCAGTTTCGCCGGCACCGACGACGCGCAGTCGCTGAACGGCTGGTGCGTCAACCTGGAGAACCCGGCCGCCAAGCAGAGCCGGCTGGTCTACGGGCCGTGCACGAGCGGTCAGTACAACGCGACGTCGACGATGCAGCCGGAGCCGAGCGTCGGGGCCGGCGCCGCCGGGGAGAGCACCCAGCAACTGGTCAACTACCAGCAGTTCGGCCGATGCCTGGACGTCACCGAGGGAAACGTCGACTACGGGTACCTGATCGCCTGGCCGTGCACCGCCAATCCGGTGGCCGCGAACGTCTCCTGGAATCAGCGCTTCTCCCTGCCCGCGGTCGGCGACAAGACCATCGGCGGTACGGGGCGGATCACCACCACGTCGACGAAGGACACGCTCACCTACTGCCTGCGCAGCCCCCGCTCGGCGGCGACCGGCCGATACGTGACGGTGGTCGGCTGCTCGACCTCGATCGCGGCCGAGGTCACCTGGACCCGGTACGTGGCGCACACCGACGCCACGAAGGCGTACACGATCGTCGACACGGCCGGGCTCTGCCTGCAGCCGAGCGAGACCGAGCTCTACACCCGGCTCGGCGACCGGATCGGCCGGATCACGGTGGCCCCGTGCGACGGCAGCCTGCTGCAGAAGTGGAACGCGATAGTCGCGCCGTCCACCGGCCTCACCAAGATCCAGGAGAGATAG
- a CDS encoding PulJ/GspJ family protein: MRSRDDAGFTLIELAVAMSVMGFFTAIVATAIAQMYHTANQAEAVQSLQSRLNVVFERLDTEIRYAAAISRPGPGGDGRDAYVEYLNVNGGAQLCTELRLRGGVLQRRAWTSGETPSGGWSTLAGEITSSTPFTVSSNGNVRQQLRLTLTATFAAAGPAAGSHTTEFLFTALNSDASATTSNATVCTEGRTSP; the protein is encoded by the coding sequence GTGAGAAGCCGGGACGACGCGGGGTTCACCCTGATCGAGCTGGCCGTGGCCATGTCGGTGATGGGCTTCTTCACCGCGATCGTCGCCACCGCGATCGCGCAGATGTACCACACCGCGAACCAGGCCGAGGCCGTCCAGTCGTTGCAGAGCAGGCTCAACGTGGTCTTCGAGCGCCTGGACACCGAGATCCGGTACGCGGCGGCGATCAGCCGGCCGGGCCCCGGCGGCGACGGGCGGGACGCCTACGTCGAGTATCTGAACGTCAACGGCGGCGCTCAGCTCTGCACCGAGCTCCGGCTCCGCGGCGGCGTTCTCCAGCGCCGCGCCTGGACCAGCGGCGAGACACCGTCCGGCGGCTGGAGCACCCTGGCCGGGGAGATCACCAGCAGCACGCCGTTCACCGTGTCCAGCAACGGCAACGTGCGCCAGCAGCTGCGCCTGACCTTGACCGCGACGTTCGCCGCGGCGGGGCCGGCGGCCGGCAGCCACACCACCGAGTTCCTCTTCACGGCGCTCAACTCGGACGCCTCGGCGACCACCTCGAACGCCACGGTGTGCACGGAGGGACGAACGAGCCCATGA
- a CDS encoding aromatic amino acid lyase, whose translation MQAQDGVPPIPLDGRTLAIESLVAIATGMANITVDPAALARVGARHAVLRAAREHGAVYGANTGVGANRHESTGDSVDHGLRLLRSHCAGVGPVEDDVTARAAMIVRLNQILAGGSGVSRHIAEALAAAVHDGAVPTLHPWGAIGTADLSALAELGLTLAGERPWRHGAGPTTTIDATDALPMISSSALTVATAALALTSVQAQLRASIVVAALSFLALRGNPEAYDPAVHRARAHPQQAKVAASLQALVAGCGPAVRIQDPFGLRVVPQVTAPAVHAARELQGVLTAELNAAVENPLVTDDGVLHHGQFHTATLATALDAMRSAFLPVLSLSSARLGLLMRPDLTGLRAFLASGPPGSSGMMISEYVVQDVLTQIRVGMQPTAAGTLSISLGLEEHASFATQGARALRTMTALAPMMLAAELVAAVRALRMAPGRLTEGLALRAFAMADKALEADEDDIPLGASLEQAAALLPQLADL comes from the coding sequence ATGCAGGCACAAGACGGTGTTCCGCCGATCCCGCTGGATGGACGGACGCTGGCCATCGAGAGTCTTGTGGCGATCGCCACCGGCATGGCGAACATCACCGTGGACCCCGCGGCCCTGGCCCGCGTCGGCGCGCGGCACGCCGTGCTGCGGGCCGCCCGGGAGCACGGCGCGGTGTACGGCGCGAACACCGGTGTCGGCGCCAACCGTCACGAGAGCACCGGCGACTCCGTGGATCACGGCTTGCGACTGCTGCGCAGCCACTGCGCCGGCGTCGGCCCGGTGGAGGACGACGTCACGGCGCGAGCAGCCATGATCGTACGCCTGAATCAGATCCTGGCCGGAGGGTCGGGTGTCTCCCGGCACATCGCCGAGGCCCTCGCCGCCGCCGTGCACGACGGCGCCGTGCCCACGCTGCACCCGTGGGGAGCGATCGGCACCGCCGACCTCTCCGCGCTCGCCGAGCTCGGGCTCACCCTCGCCGGCGAACGCCCCTGGCGGCACGGCGCCGGCCCGACCACCACGATCGACGCCACCGACGCGCTGCCGATGATCAGCTCCAGCGCGCTGACCGTGGCCACCGCCGCGCTCGCCCTGACCAGCGTCCAGGCTCAGCTGCGCGCCTCGATCGTGGTCGCCGCCCTGTCGTTCCTCGCGCTGCGCGGCAACCCCGAGGCTTACGACCCGGCGGTGCACCGGGCTCGGGCGCACCCCCAGCAGGCGAAGGTCGCGGCGAGCCTGCAGGCGCTCGTCGCGGGGTGCGGCCCGGCCGTCCGGATCCAGGACCCGTTCGGCCTGCGGGTCGTGCCACAGGTCACCGCCCCGGCGGTCCACGCCGCCCGGGAGTTGCAGGGAGTGCTCACCGCGGAACTCAACGCAGCCGTCGAAAACCCGCTGGTGACCGACGACGGCGTCCTCCATCACGGGCAGTTCCACACCGCCACCCTAGCCACCGCACTCGACGCGATGCGGTCCGCTTTCCTACCAGTTCTATCTCTTTCCTCGGCGCGGCTCGGCCTGCTGATGCGCCCCGACCTGACCGGTCTGCGGGCCTTCCTCGCCTCCGGCCCACCCGGCAGCTCGGGCATGATGATCAGCGAATACGTGGTCCAGGACGTGCTCACCCAGATCCGTGTCGGCATGCAGCCGACCGCGGCCGGCACGCTGTCGATCTCGCTCGGGCTGGAGGAACATGCGAGTTTCGCCACTCAGGGCGCCCGGGCGCTGCGGACGATGACCGCGCTCGCCCCGATGATGCTGGCGGCCGAGCTGGTGGCCGCGGTCCGGGCGCTGCGGATGGCGCCGGGGCGGTTGACGGAGGGGCTGGCGCTGCGGGCGTTCGCGATGGCGGACAAGGCCCTCGAAGCCGACGAGGACGACATCCCGCTGGGCGCGAGCCTGGAGCAGGCGGCGGCGCTGCTGCCCCAGCTGGCCGACCTCTGA
- a CDS encoding ABC transporter permease, producing the protein MIQYLQNNHEVVLTALRQHVWLALVPVVLGFVIALPLGYLAVRFTWLYHPLVNVCGVLYSIPSLALFVFLPVLLGTKVLSPINIVVALTIYTVALLARTVADGLRAVDPTIVQAATAMGYRPLRRLADVELPVALPVILAGLRVATVANISLVSVGALIGVGGLGQLFTRGFQLFYLEPILVGIILSVLLAGLCDLIIVLIQRAVTPWARFQRGGAA; encoded by the coding sequence TTGATCCAGTACCTGCAGAACAACCACGAGGTCGTGCTGACCGCGCTGCGCCAGCACGTGTGGCTCGCGCTGGTCCCGGTGGTGCTCGGGTTCGTGATCGCGCTGCCGCTGGGTTACCTCGCGGTGCGGTTCACCTGGCTCTACCACCCGCTGGTCAACGTGTGCGGCGTGCTCTACTCGATCCCGTCGCTGGCGCTGTTCGTGTTCCTGCCGGTGCTGCTCGGCACGAAGGTGCTCTCCCCGATCAACATCGTGGTGGCGCTCACCATCTACACCGTGGCGCTGCTGGCGCGGACCGTCGCCGACGGCCTGCGCGCGGTCGACCCGACGATCGTGCAGGCCGCGACCGCGATGGGGTACCGCCCGCTGCGCCGGCTGGCCGACGTCGAGCTGCCGGTCGCGCTCCCGGTCATCCTGGCCGGCCTGCGGGTCGCCACCGTCGCCAACATCAGCCTGGTCAGCGTCGGCGCCCTGATCGGCGTCGGCGGTCTCGGTCAGCTCTTCACCCGGGGGTTCCAGCTGTTCTACCTGGAGCCGATCCTGGTCGGCATCATCCTGTCGGTGCTGCTCGCCGGCCTGTGCGACCTGATCATCGTGCTCATCCAGCGCGCGGTCACCCCGTGGGCCCGGTTCCAGCGAGGCGGCGCGGCATGA
- the sodN gene encoding superoxide dismutase, Ni: protein MRLPRFLTPSVTVSADCDLPCGVYDPAQARIEAESVKAIAEKYQASTDPEFRTRALIIKEQRSELVKHHLWVLWTDYFKAPHFEKYPQLHALFNEATKLAGASGAKGSADPEVAGRLLEKIEEISTIFWETKQA from the coding sequence ATGCGTCTGCCCCGCTTCCTCACCCCGTCCGTCACGGTGAGCGCCGACTGCGACCTGCCCTGTGGCGTCTACGACCCGGCCCAGGCCCGGATCGAGGCCGAGTCGGTCAAGGCGATTGCGGAGAAGTACCAGGCCAGCACGGACCCGGAGTTCCGCACCCGCGCGCTGATCATCAAGGAGCAGCGGTCCGAGCTGGTCAAGCACCACCTCTGGGTGCTCTGGACCGACTACTTCAAGGCGCCGCACTTCGAGAAGTACCCGCAGCTGCACGCGCTCTTCAACGAGGCCACCAAGCTGGCCGGCGCGAGCGGCGCGAAGGGCTCGGCCGACCCGGAGGTGGCCGGTCGGCTGCTGGAGAAGATCGAGGAGATCTCCACCATCTTCTGGGAGACCAAGCAGGCTTGA
- a CDS encoding type IV pilus modification PilV family protein, giving the protein MRRSIDQGGFTLVEVVIAIALVSSVLTATTVFFVRSLALGHHYAGREDAVRVATSALEVATGLGGEAVLTRRDRVSVAGQARVPGVEQYLADAVAVWDPGAATGDGATASLPTAPVGVPLNGITYRQNWYVVKCWRSADTSACAGGGSGVAFLRVVVAVEWPDRECPSGACAYFLATLLNAGEDPVFPTAPTYSPSPSPSPSPSPSPSPSPSPSPSPSPSPSPSATGGGTAIWANRSSGYTNPAALWIASSTLTVTGLVHTNADLRIEGSGVTVSPRIEYVTSQSVIGAAPVPVRVSPSAPTGVRVVADYAPGGAGAIAAGAGYSAVPASACASGTWTYAAGSVPPAATVVYVPCSVNVTTDVAPLLVATGTITVATAKVTIGSASRPATTGLLSGSAATPAISISGSYATVHGAVQALAGGVWLLGSYSVFACGIIGDTVQVRGADLTITGTCS; this is encoded by the coding sequence GTGCGGCGGTCCATCGACCAGGGCGGTTTCACGCTCGTCGAGGTGGTCATCGCCATCGCTCTGGTGAGTTCCGTGCTCACCGCGACGACCGTGTTCTTCGTCCGCAGCCTCGCGCTCGGCCATCACTACGCCGGCCGGGAGGACGCGGTCCGGGTCGCCACCTCCGCGTTGGAGGTGGCGACCGGTCTCGGCGGCGAGGCGGTGCTGACCCGCCGGGACCGCGTCTCCGTCGCCGGGCAGGCGCGGGTCCCCGGCGTCGAGCAGTACCTGGCCGACGCGGTCGCGGTCTGGGACCCCGGCGCGGCGACCGGCGACGGCGCCACCGCGTCGCTGCCCACCGCACCGGTCGGCGTCCCGCTCAACGGCATCACCTACCGGCAGAACTGGTACGTGGTGAAGTGCTGGCGATCGGCGGACACGAGCGCCTGCGCGGGCGGTGGTTCGGGGGTCGCGTTTCTCCGGGTGGTGGTGGCCGTCGAATGGCCGGACCGGGAGTGCCCGAGCGGCGCGTGCGCGTACTTCCTGGCCACGCTGCTGAACGCCGGCGAGGACCCGGTCTTCCCCACCGCGCCAACCTATTCACCATCGCCGAGCCCGTCGCCGTCACCGAGCCCGTCACCAAGCCCGTCGCCATCGCCGAGCCCGTCACCGAGTCCGTCGCCCAGCCCGTCCGCGACCGGCGGGGGCACCGCCATCTGGGCGAACCGCAGCAGCGGTTACACCAACCCGGCCGCCCTCTGGATCGCCTCGTCGACGCTGACCGTCACCGGCCTGGTGCACACCAATGCCGACCTGCGCATCGAGGGCTCCGGCGTCACGGTCTCACCCCGGATCGAGTACGTCACCAGCCAGTCGGTGATCGGCGCCGCCCCCGTACCGGTGCGGGTGTCGCCGTCCGCGCCGACCGGCGTCCGGGTGGTCGCCGACTACGCGCCGGGCGGCGCCGGGGCGATCGCGGCCGGCGCCGGTTACTCCGCGGTGCCCGCCTCGGCCTGCGCCTCCGGCACCTGGACGTACGCGGCCGGCTCGGTCCCGCCGGCCGCCACCGTCGTCTACGTCCCGTGCTCGGTGAACGTCACCACCGACGTGGCCCCGCTGCTGGTCGCCACCGGCACGATCACCGTCGCCACCGCGAAGGTGACCATCGGCAGCGCGAGCCGACCGGCCACCACCGGCCTGCTGAGCGGCTCGGCGGCCACCCCGGCGATCTCCATCTCCGGCTCGTACGCGACGGTCCACGGCGCGGTCCAGGCGCTCGCCGGTGGCGTCTGGCTGCTCGGGTCGTACAGCGTCTTCGCGTGCGGGATCATCGGCGACACCGTGCAGGTGCGCGGCGCGGACCTCACCATCACCGGGACCTGCTCATGA
- a CDS encoding cysteine dioxygenase, with the protein MTIDTVAVTDPADLPDLPGRVLTPQELRLWVTELAARTALWEPLVRHDTGKRHYASLYRDGDIDVWVLCWNVADDTGWHDHDTSSGAVAVTRGAVSEANPRMGGEPVTRVVPAGRAFAFGPDHIHRMAGAVDGSVSIHAYSPPLWRMGQYSISPAGVLRRHAVSYADELRPLDAPVP; encoded by the coding sequence ATGACGATCGACACCGTCGCGGTCACCGACCCGGCCGACCTGCCCGACCTGCCCGGCCGCGTCCTCACCCCCCAGGAGCTGCGGCTCTGGGTGACCGAGCTGGCCGCCCGGACGGCGCTGTGGGAGCCACTCGTCCGGCACGACACCGGGAAACGGCACTACGCGTCGCTGTACCGGGACGGCGACATCGACGTCTGGGTGCTCTGCTGGAACGTGGCCGACGACACCGGCTGGCACGATCACGACACCTCCTCGGGCGCGGTGGCGGTGACGCGGGGCGCGGTCAGCGAGGCCAACCCACGGATGGGCGGGGAACCGGTCACGCGGGTGGTGCCGGCGGGGCGGGCGTTCGCGTTCGGGCCGGACCACATCCACCGGATGGCGGGCGCTGTCGACGGGTCGGTGTCGATTCATGCGTATTCGCCGCCGCTGTGGCGGATGGGGCAGTATTCGATCAGCCCGGCGGGGGTGCTGCGCCGGCATGCCGTTTCGTACGCCGACGAGTTGCGGCCGCTGGACGCCCCGGTTCCGTAG
- a CDS encoding ABC transporter permease, translating to MNFSYLTDPENWQFGEPGSFPQLILSHLGYSALALLLGVLIALPVGLYIGHTGRGSFLAINAGNAGRSLPTLGLLMLMVTLLGLGLLPVLIALTVLVIPPILTSTYAGMRNVDHAVVDAARGMGMRPWQVLTRVEFPMALPVIMGGFRSAALQVIATATVAASVGLGGLGRLLIDGLAVNDYSRVLAGAVVVAVLAVVLDLLLALVQRWVVSPGLSGRVVRTTV from the coding sequence ATGAACTTCTCCTACCTGACCGACCCGGAGAACTGGCAGTTCGGCGAGCCGGGGAGCTTCCCGCAGCTGATCCTCTCCCACCTGGGGTACTCCGCGCTGGCCCTGCTGCTCGGCGTGCTCATCGCGCTGCCGGTCGGCCTCTACATCGGGCACACCGGCCGCGGCTCGTTCCTGGCCATCAACGCCGGCAACGCGGGCCGCTCGCTGCCCACGCTGGGCCTGCTGATGCTCATGGTCACGCTGCTCGGGCTCGGCCTGCTGCCGGTGCTGATCGCGCTGACCGTGCTGGTCATCCCGCCGATCCTCACCTCGACCTACGCCGGGATGCGCAACGTCGACCACGCGGTGGTGGACGCCGCGCGCGGCATGGGCATGCGCCCCTGGCAGGTGCTCACCCGGGTCGAGTTCCCGATGGCGCTCCCGGTGATCATGGGCGGGTTCCGCAGCGCGGCCCTCCAGGTCATCGCGACCGCCACCGTGGCGGCCTCGGTCGGGCTCGGCGGTCTCGGCCGCCTGCTGATCGACGGGCTCGCCGTCAACGACTACTCCCGTGTGCTGGCCGGCGCCGTCGTCGTCGCCGTGCTCGCCGTCGTCCTCGACCTCCTCCTGGCGCTCGTGCAGCGCTGGGTCGTCTCACCCGGCCTGTCCGGCCGGGTCGTCCGAACCACCGTGTGA